Part of the Verrucomicrobiia bacterium genome, GAGATGTATGCCGATATCCGCCACGAGCTGGGGTACTACGAACCATTCGAAAAGCTGTTCTTTTCCTACGACATTGGTTTTCGCAAACCAGACCCGCAAGCGTATCAGGCGGTCATCGACCATTACGGCGTACCGGCAAGCGAAATTTTCTTTATCGACGATATTGCCAAGAACGTAGAAGCCGCCAAAAACCAAGGCATGCGAGCCGTTGTGTTTACGGGCACTCCGCAACTCGAAAAAGACCTAGCTGCGGCTGGTATATTAAGTTCCGAAAAATGATAATCAGATAGTTACGAGTGTCTAGGAAGCGTCATGGTAAAGACAGTGCGACGGTGCGAACTTTTGGCGGTGAGCTGGCCACCTAGATTACTCTCTATAAACCGTTTAGCTAAATAGAGTCCGACGCCCATACCGCCTGGCTTGGTGGTGTAAAAAGGCTTGAACACACTGGCCAGTTCCTCTGGGGGGATACCTCTGCCGTGGTCGACAGTACTGAGCAGCATGGCGTCCTGGCCCTTTGGTTTGAGGGTGATCAGGACCTTGTGAGTGGTTCCTGACTGGACAGAGCTATAGCTGTCGATGGCATTAGTGACGAGGTTGGTCAGTTGCTGCTGGAAGACGACTTTTTCACCAAAACAATCAAAACCTCCGCTGGGTCGTGCCCATTCCAGCGTGACCCCAGCCCGCTTGGCCGAGGGCCCAAGTAGCTTGATAGTACGTTCTGTCTCTCGTGCGACATCAAATACTTCTGGTTCGAGCTGGCCTTTCAGTTGCTGGCGGGTGACCTTCAGGATTTCGTTTATGCTCTTCAGCTGGTTTCTGGCCTGACGGATGGCGGGGCTGTTTTCGGTGTTCAGGTTATCGATCTGGAAGGTCAGGGTTGTCAGGCTGTTGGCCAGATCATGCAATAGTGCCGTGCTGAGTTCACCCACTTCCGCAAAGCGATATAACTGTTGTAGCCTCTCGGCTTCCGTAGAGCGCAATTTTTGGTTCTGCTGTTTAATGGTTGTTGTCAGTAGGGTGCGTCGGCGGGCAAACTCTAACTCGGTGGCACTGAGCCGGCGACGGGTTTCTTCGAGCCGATACAGTGCACCACTAATTGCTGCCAGCAGGTGAAACAACAGCACCACCAGTATCGCAC contains:
- a CDS encoding HAMP domain-containing sensor histidine kinase produces the protein MLKKYAHSFIYFAKNHNPHIWQWQIAATYALCTAIILPLATLALIFALTVYDSAYAARTLPFYAVIALLSVVLYISNRWGAIKFVGHHLILLYTCLAVGIAWSVGIGAGSMVLASAAIILSGTMCGYKCALLIASFNSILFLGIRAAELYNGIHPAYVMSAKPTNFQGAILVVLLFHLLAAISGALYRLEETRRRLSATELEFARRRTLLTTTIKQQNQKLRSTEAERLQQLYRFAEVGELSTALLHDLANSLTTLTFQIDNLNTENSPAIRQARNQLKSINEILKVTRQQLKGQLEPEVFDVARETERTIKLLGPSAKRAGVTLEWARPSGGFDCFGEKVVFQQQLTNLVTNAIDSYSSVQSGTTHKVLITLKPKGQDAMLLSTVDHGRGIPPEELASVFKPFYTTKPGGMGVGLYLAKRFIESNLGGQLTAKSSHRRTVFTMTLPRHS